TAAGTAGAAAAGAGAAACCTCAACCAATAAGAATTCGTGTAACCAGAATAGAGGTTAAAACTAGTCTCTTAGATCAAGTTAAGAATATACAACAAGAAGCCTTAAAAGAGAATCATATTGTAAAAGAAAGAATGATTGGGAAACTGAAGCTACTGACAATGGGAAATGATAATATCCTTAGGTTCAACaataggatatgggttcctaattTTGGAGGACTGCAGGATACAatcttagaggaagctcataagtctaagtatttCATTCACCCTAGcagtgacaagatgtataaggatttaaggagagattattggtggccaggaatgaagCGATCTATTGCCCATTATGTGGAAAAATGCCTTACATGCCTTAAGgtgaaggcagaacatcaaaaaccctctggatacttgcaacaaccagagatcccagaatggaaatgggagaaaatcaccatggattttatcacgaagCTCCCAAGGTCAAGTCACGgttatgatactatttgggtaatagtggacagattgaccaagtctgcacacttcgtgCCAATTCGTGAGGACCATAAAATGAACAAGCTAGCTCAAATTTACATCAAAGAAATAGTCTCGCGACATGGGGTGCCTGTATTGATCATATCAGACAGAGATAGTCGCTTCACATCTAAATTCTGGCAAAGTTTCCAACAAGAGTTGGGAACCAAGCTTaatctaagcactgcatatcatcctcagacggatgggcagagtgaacggactattcagacattagaagatatgcttcgggcttgtgtaattgattttggtggaagttgggacactcatctACCACTCATCGAATtcgcctacaataatagctatcacgccAGCATCAAAGCTGCACCTTATGAAGCTTTATACGAAAAAGGTGCCGAACTCCTATCTGTTGGACGGAAGTAGGGGAAagtcaactatcaggaccagaaatcattGTGGAGACCACAGAAAAGATCCAGCAAAtcaaagaaaggatgaaaagtgctcaagatcgacaaaagagttatgcagatcagAGGCATAAACCCCTAGAGTTCCAACTAGGGGATAAAGtaatgcttaaggtatcacctctgAAAGGAGTGATTCGGTTTGGAAAGAAGGGAAAGTTGAAACACCGATATATTGGGCCGTTTGAAGTAACAAGCAAAGTAGGACCAGTGGCTTATCGGCTAAAACTTCCTGAACAGCTGGCAGGAATGCATAATACtttccatgtatcaaatttaaGGAAGTGCCTAGTGGACGAAGCCCAGCAAATACCCCTGGAAGACGTACAGGTTGACGAAAAACTCAACTTCATTGAAGAACCACTACAAATCGAAGATAGGAAGGTTAAAAAGTTACGCAAGAAGGAAATCCCGTTAGTCACAGTCAAGTGGAACGCACGTCATGGACCCAACTTTACATGGGAACTAGAAAACATAATGAAAGATAAGTACCCTTATCTTTTTAAGTAatgacaaatttcgaggacgaaatttttgtaAGGAGGGAAGGATGTAATACCCCGAATCTTAATGTGCTggttataaacgtgtgaaatatgtaatttatatttcatatattgttaaacgagtaagatgattgtgtgaaagatgaaatatcttgacaaaccttggctaatataggagaccgttaatattaataattaaatatattattttatttaccttactccgtttttaatgaaacttaggttaaaacgtaaataaaaatatgctcgttctaatgacatattcgtcgttttataaaacgtcatatttcaaaagttatacaagaaaaacgagttaagaagctgaattaatatatataagcaagcaagctagcaggtcaagcaggtaggtaggcacgtcaattgaatcaagggatttgaggtgcctgc
The sequence above is drawn from the Helianthus annuus cultivar XRQ/B chromosome 12, HanXRQr2.0-SUNRISE, whole genome shotgun sequence genome and encodes:
- the LOC110892797 gene encoding uncharacterized protein LOC110892797 — translated: MLKVSPLKGVIRFGKKGKLKHRYIGPFEVTSKVGPVAYRLKLPEQLAGMHNTFHVSNLRKCLVDEAQQIPLEDVQVDEKLNFIEEPLQIEDRKVKKLRKKEIPLVTVKWNARHGPNFTWELENIMKDKYPYLFK